In a genomic window of Akkermansiaceae bacterium:
- a CDS encoding cytochrome C oxidase subunit IV family protein, whose translation MKNITTLGVLLLLTAIAVFAANMLQDSGYLVLAVLGLGVVKLLLVAFQFMELKRANLFWKAALSMVVVLFLASSCIILH comes from the coding sequence ATGAAAAACATCACCACGCTTGGCGTTCTACTATTACTAACAGCCATCGCTGTATTCGCCGCAAACATGCTACAGGACAGCGGCTACCTGGTCCTGGCCGTGCTTGGTCTCGGTGTGGTCAAACTCCTTCTCGTCGCCTTCCAATTCATGGAACTCAAAAGAGCCAACCTTTTCTGGAAGGCCGCGTTATCGATGGTGGTCGTGCTCTTCCTTGCCTCCTCCTGCATTATCCTCCACTGA
- a CDS encoding winged helix-turn-helix transcriptional regulator: MKAVPATSDTPKCLNTSKVSRLKKELAENTFIDMAVIYKALSHPCRLQVMHLLSLEPCCVCDLSHVMGIPIPTASQYLRILRKAGLVEFKKDGKFIIYSLTLTARNLRDLGDANCDKII, encoded by the coding sequence ATGAAAGCCGTTCCTGCAACATCCGATACCCCTAAGTGCCTTAATACAAGCAAAGTATCCCGTCTAAAAAAAGAGTTGGCTGAGAATACCTTCATTGACATGGCGGTTATCTACAAGGCGCTGTCGCACCCGTGCCGCTTGCAGGTGATGCATTTGCTAAGTCTGGAGCCTTGCTGTGTCTGCGATTTGTCTCACGTCATGGGTATTCCGATTCCTACAGCGTCACAATACCTCAGAATACTGAGAAAAGCCGGACTCGTGGAATTCAAAAAGGATGGGAAATTCATTATCTATTCCCTGACTCTGACGGCTCGGAATCTGAGGGATTTAGGTGACGCTAATTGCGACAAAATAATCTAA
- a CDS encoding TolC family protein, protein MQSQRAELRALQAETIQAGLRPNPELGLDLENFAGRGGSRGFNGAEITAALSQKMELGGKRSKRTMIAALKAAELKAEIASDERNVRIAADIAFTTLLEARKLRELSQRNLTRAEENLSTLNTLLEVGKSNQIDVGKAKLAISEAKESLAEARSAESAAAAELSQIWGGGAANVTAAGSLGPPQGAAPSNPESAISRHPAMRAAALRFARAQATYDLEKAKRFSDVEVGGGVREMHDSNETAAVVGVRIPLPLFDRNQGNIQAAKERLDSSRANGRATESELRSRIAKLSSDLRAARSRASEFDSRTVDAAQQGLKDTLEAYNAGKASLLEVLDARKTLFKVERGQTRAQADLLRAHNSLKTMTNT, encoded by the coding sequence TTGCAGTCCCAACGCGCAGAACTCCGGGCTCTTCAGGCGGAAACAATCCAAGCCGGACTGCGACCTAATCCCGAACTCGGACTGGACTTGGAGAACTTCGCCGGAAGAGGTGGCAGCAGGGGTTTCAATGGAGCTGAAATCACAGCAGCTCTATCTCAGAAAATGGAACTCGGAGGTAAACGATCCAAGCGAACGATGATCGCGGCACTAAAAGCCGCAGAACTGAAGGCCGAGATTGCCAGCGACGAACGGAATGTCCGGATTGCCGCCGACATCGCTTTCACGACTCTTCTTGAAGCCCGGAAGCTTCGCGAATTGAGCCAACGAAATCTTACCCGTGCAGAAGAAAACTTGAGCACGCTGAATACTTTGCTTGAGGTAGGAAAAAGCAACCAGATCGATGTCGGCAAGGCGAAGCTAGCCATCTCCGAGGCTAAGGAAAGTCTTGCCGAAGCACGTTCTGCGGAGAGTGCCGCAGCCGCAGAGCTGAGTCAGATATGGGGAGGCGGCGCAGCCAATGTCACCGCAGCCGGATCGCTTGGTCCGCCGCAAGGCGCTGCGCCGTCAAACCCAGAATCTGCGATCTCCCGCCATCCGGCGATGCGTGCCGCGGCTCTCCGTTTTGCCCGTGCACAAGCCACCTACGATCTCGAAAAAGCAAAGCGTTTTTCTGATGTGGAAGTAGGTGGTGGAGTCCGCGAAATGCACGATTCCAATGAAACGGCGGCGGTTGTCGGCGTTCGCATTCCCCTACCTCTATTCGACCGTAATCAGGGCAATATCCAAGCAGCCAAGGAACGTCTCGACAGCTCCCGGGCCAATGGACGCGCCACCGAAAGCGAACTTCGCTCCCGGATAGCGAAACTCTCCTCAGATCTCCGTGCCGCCCGTAGCCGTGCCAGCGAGTTCGACTCACGAACGGTCGATGCAGCCCAACAAGGACTGAAAGACACCCTCGAAGCATACAACGCAGGCAAAGCTTCTTTGCTCGAAGTTCTCGATGCCCGCAAAACACTTTTCAAGGTCGAGCGCGGTCAGACCCGCGCCCAGGCCGATCTTCTCCGCGCCCACAATTCCCTAAAAACAATGACTAACACCTAA
- a CDS encoding heavy metal translocating P-type ATPase, producing the protein MTTNKLFPKNDQHQDPICNMTVSSDTAYQCNHAGKRYYFCSESCLEKFKSHPDSYTMDHEHSSCCYHKGGDSAPTASHEMKAAPGQWTCPMHPEVISDVPGDCPKCGMALEPIEGDSGDDHAQQEIAELSRKFWIALILTVPVFVIAMAGMFPGLDIESIISKKTSKWIEFVLTTPVVIWTGGFFFMRGWNSVKNRHLNMFTLISLGVGSAYVYSTIAVFLPNIFPDSFRSHGEVGLYFEAAAVITVLVLLGQLLEAKARSQTGQAIKALMGLAAKSAFRVTDGNEQEIAIEDIQIGDILRVRPGEKIPIDGHITEGQSNVDESMITGEPVPVSKTRDDAVIGATVNQTGTFLMQAEKIGSDTVLSRIVHMVAEAQRSRAPIQKVADTVAGYFVPIVLLVSVVTLVVWAVFGPAPAMAFAVVNAVSVLIIACPCALGLATPMSIMVGVGRAAQSGVLVKNAEAIETAGKVDTLVTDKTGTLTEGKPSVTSKIPADGVDEIHMLTVAAALERGSEHPLAKAVIDAAKDLAIDIPNATGFQSKTGGGVTGVVDGKTIWVGKQEFIADSGIAIPAFLEKPAHDLQKDARTIVWVAEDDRVLGILGISDPIKSTSSEAIERLHAIGVRVIMCTGDNPATAEAVGKATGINEVHAGLSPEDKIKIVKKLKASGAIVAMTGDGINDAPALAEAHVGIAMGTGTDIAIESAAITLVKGDLNGILKAIQLSKAVMKNIRQNLFFAFAYNAVGIPVAAGVLYPLTGHLLSPMIAGAAMSASSVSVIVNALRLKRYEMSKSTLGSSSKSPRYSVKMTP; encoded by the coding sequence ATGACTACTAACAAACTATTCCCAAAAAACGATCAGCACCAAGACCCTATCTGCAACATGACCGTTTCCAGTGACACCGCGTACCAGTGTAACCATGCGGGGAAACGTTACTATTTTTGCAGCGAGAGCTGCTTGGAGAAATTCAAATCTCATCCCGATTCATACACGATGGATCATGAGCATTCATCTTGCTGCTACCATAAGGGTGGCGACTCTGCACCCACCGCATCACACGAAATGAAAGCCGCGCCCGGACAGTGGACCTGCCCGATGCACCCTGAAGTCATTTCCGACGTGCCCGGCGACTGCCCCAAATGCGGCATGGCATTGGAGCCCATTGAAGGCGACTCTGGTGACGATCATGCCCAACAGGAAATCGCCGAGCTGTCCCGAAAATTCTGGATCGCCCTCATCCTCACGGTTCCCGTCTTTGTGATCGCCATGGCGGGGATGTTTCCGGGGCTGGACATTGAGTCGATCATATCCAAAAAAACCTCCAAGTGGATTGAGTTCGTGCTGACCACCCCGGTGGTGATCTGGACGGGCGGCTTTTTTTTTATGCGGGGCTGGAATTCCGTCAAAAACCGGCACCTGAATATGTTCACCCTGATCTCGCTCGGTGTTGGCTCTGCTTATGTTTACAGCACAATTGCTGTCTTCTTGCCTAACATTTTCCCAGACTCGTTCCGTTCCCATGGCGAGGTCGGTCTCTACTTTGAAGCTGCGGCCGTCATCACAGTGCTGGTTTTGCTCGGGCAGCTGCTAGAAGCCAAGGCACGCAGCCAGACGGGGCAGGCGATCAAGGCGCTGATGGGATTGGCCGCCAAATCCGCCTTCCGCGTCACCGATGGCAACGAACAGGAAATCGCCATCGAGGATATCCAGATAGGAGACATTCTACGTGTACGTCCGGGCGAGAAAATCCCGATCGACGGTCACATCACCGAGGGACAAAGCAACGTCGATGAATCCATGATCACGGGCGAACCCGTTCCTGTTTCCAAAACCCGGGACGATGCCGTGATCGGCGCCACCGTCAACCAGACCGGCACCTTCCTGATGCAGGCCGAGAAAATAGGCAGTGATACCGTGCTCTCCCGGATCGTTCACATGGTTGCGGAAGCCCAGCGCAGCCGCGCCCCGATCCAGAAGGTCGCCGACACCGTCGCCGGGTACTTTGTCCCCATCGTGCTGCTCGTATCCGTGGTCACCCTGGTTGTCTGGGCGGTCTTCGGCCCGGCGCCGGCGATGGCCTTTGCCGTCGTCAATGCCGTGTCCGTACTGATTATTGCCTGCCCCTGTGCCCTGGGACTCGCCACTCCGATGTCGATCATGGTCGGTGTCGGCAGGGCTGCGCAGTCGGGCGTGCTGGTAAAAAATGCCGAGGCCATCGAGACCGCCGGCAAAGTGGACACCCTGGTCACCGACAAGACGGGCACGCTCACCGAAGGAAAACCGAGCGTCACCAGCAAGATACCCGCTGATGGTGTCGATGAGATACACATGCTAACAGTCGCCGCGGCACTGGAACGGGGCAGCGAGCATCCACTGGCAAAGGCAGTCATCGACGCAGCCAAGGATCTGGCCATCGACATCCCCAATGCCACCGGTTTCCAGTCCAAAACGGGTGGCGGGGTGACCGGAGTGGTCGATGGAAAAACCATCTGGGTTGGCAAGCAGGAGTTCATCGCGGACAGCGGCATCGCCATTCCCGCCTTCCTCGAAAAACCGGCACACGATTTACAAAAGGATGCCAGAACCATCGTCTGGGTTGCCGAGGACGACCGGGTGCTCGGGATCCTCGGCATTTCCGACCCGATCAAAAGCACCTCGTCCGAAGCCATCGAACGGCTGCACGCCATCGGTGTGCGGGTGATCATGTGCACCGGAGACAACCCGGCCACCGCCGAAGCCGTGGGAAAAGCCACGGGCATCAATGAAGTCCATGCCGGGCTGTCACCGGAGGACAAAATCAAGATTGTCAAAAAACTCAAGGCCTCGGGAGCCATCGTCGCGATGACCGGAGACGGCATCAACGACGCGCCCGCGCTCGCCGAAGCCCACGTGGGAATCGCGATGGGAACCGGCACGGACATTGCCATCGAGAGTGCCGCCATCACCCTGGTCAAAGGCGACCTCAACGGCATCCTGAAAGCCATCCAACTGAGCAAGGCCGTGATGAAAAACATCCGCCAAAACCTGTTCTTTGCATTCGCCTACAACGCCGTCGGTATCCCCGTCGCCGCCGGAGTGCTCTATCCGCTAACAGGGCATCTGCTCAGCCCGATGATTGCCGGCGCGGCGATGAGCGCATCCTCCGTCTCCGTCATCGTCAACGCCCTCAGGCTCAAGCGTTATGAAATGTCCAAATCAACCTTGGGCAGCTCTTCAAAGTCTCCGCGATACTCGGTGAAAATGACTCCCTGA
- a CDS encoding cytochrome c oxidase subunit 3: MSAQATTSIDPKSIWYPPGGLLIWSLVLMELFTFGVALIAFMVSAQNDPGVFHASRLLLNPLYGVINTVFLLTSGYFMACSVEQVKRGDMQRAHRLLLFTMLGGLLFLVLKAVEYHGKIQDGLVLGYDTFFTFYWLLTCFHVMHVLVGLVILASMAFRLKNPNKTIAAEDYEAGGVFWHMCDLIWLLLFPVIYLLV, from the coding sequence ATGTCTGCCCAAGCCACCACATCCATCGATCCGAAAAGCATCTGGTACCCGCCGGGCGGCCTGTTGATTTGGTCGCTCGTATTAATGGAGCTGTTTACCTTCGGTGTTGCCCTGATCGCATTCATGGTATCAGCCCAAAACGACCCCGGGGTATTCCACGCATCACGCCTCCTGCTGAACCCGCTGTATGGCGTGATCAACACGGTTTTTCTGCTGACCAGTGGCTATTTCATGGCGTGTAGTGTGGAGCAGGTCAAACGTGGCGACATGCAGCGCGCGCACCGTTTGTTGTTATTCACCATGCTGGGCGGCCTGCTGTTTCTTGTGCTCAAAGCCGTCGAATATCATGGGAAAATCCAGGATGGCCTGGTCCTGGGCTATGACACCTTCTTTACCTTCTACTGGTTGCTCACCTGTTTTCATGTGATGCACGTCCTGGTCGGGCTTGTGATCCTCGCCAGCATGGCATTCCGACTCAAAAACCCGAACAAAACGATTGCAGCGGAGGACTACGAGGCCGGGGGCGTCTTCTGGCACATGTGTGACCTGATCTGGCTGCTGCTGTTTCCGGTCATCTACCTACTTGTCTAA